The Pan paniscus chromosome 15, NHGRI_mPanPan1-v2.0_pri, whole genome shotgun sequence genome includes a window with the following:
- the MLH3 gene encoding DNA mismatch repair protein Mlh3 isoform X5, with protein sequence MRTGVSRAGAPPPKRMLVGTHEPQDPRCARRRPRRLVSENLLSGTRGDSGGSTRRKDDAGVSSNTRRALMMAARSFRSRMREGPGGPAAWRPGGPSLGTRTGLAREGLGLAGRQRCPGLGPRGPPRPPCPGSRPVRPAIISSQRRKPVPGILTIFLPTMIKCLSVEVQAKLRSGLAISSLGQCVEELALNSIDAEAKCVAVRVNMETFQVQVIDNGFGMGSDDVEKVGNRYFTSKCHSVQDLENPRFYGFRGEALANIADMASAVEISSKKNRTMKTFVKLFQSGKALKACEADVTRASAGTTVTVYNLFYQLPVRRKCMDPRLEFEKVRQRIEALSLMHPSISFSLRNDVSGSMVLQLPKTKDVCSRFCQIYGLGKSQKLREISFKYKEFELSGYISSEAHYNKNMQFLFVNKRLVLRTKLHKLIDFLLRKESIICKPKNGPTSRQMNSSLRHRSTPELYGIYVINVQCQFCEYDVCMEPAKTLIEFQNWDTLLFCIQEGVKMFLKQEKLFVELSGEDIKEFSEDNGFSLFDATLQKRVTSDERSNFQEACNNILDSYEMFNLQSKAVKRKTTAENVNTQNSRDSEGTRKNTNDAFLYIYESGGPGHSKMTELSLQNKDSSCSESKMLEQETIVASEAGENEKHKKSCLEHSSLENPCGTSLEMFLSPFQTPCHFEESGEDLEIWKESTTVNGMAANILKNNSIQNQPKRFKDATEVGCQPLPFAATLWGVHSAQTEKEKKKESSNCGRRNVFSYGRVKLCSTGFITHVVQNEKTKSTETEHSFKNYVRPGPTRAQETFGNRTRHSVETPDIKDLASTLSKESGQLPNKKNCRTNISYGLEDEPTATYTMFSAFQEGSKKSDCILSDTSPSFPWYRHVSNDSRKTDILIGFSKPIVRKKLSLSSQLGSLEKFKRQYGKVENPLDTEVEESNGVTTNLSLQVEPDILLKDKNRLENSDVCKITTMEHSDADSSCQPASHTLDSEKFPFSKDEDCLEQQMPSLRESPMTLKELSLFNRKPLDLEKSSESLASKLSRLKGSERETQTMGMMSRFNELPNSDSSRKDSKLCSVLTQDYCMLFNNKHEKTENGVIPTSDSATQDNSFNKNSKTHSNSNTTENCVVSETPLVLPYNNSKVTGKDSDVLIRASEQQIGSLDSPSGMLMNPVEDATGDQNGICFQSEESKARACSETEESNTCCSDWQRHFDVALGRMVYVNKMTGLSTFIAPTEDIQAACTKDLTTVAVDVVLENDTVDDTVSSESLQSLFSEWDNPVFARYPEVAVDVSSGQAESLAVKIHNILYPYRFTKGMIHSMQVLQQVDNKFIACLMSTKTEENGEADSYEKQQAQGSGRKKLLSSTLIPPLEITVTEEQRRLLWCYHKNLEDLGLEFAFPDTSDSLVLVGKVPLCFVEREANELRRGRSTVTKSIVEEFIREQLELLQTTGGIQGTLPLTVQKVLASQACHGAIKFNDGLSLQESCRLIEALSSCQLPFQCAHGRPSMLPLADIDHLEQEKQIKPNLTKLRKMTQAWHLFGKAECDTRQSLQQSMPPCEPP encoded by the exons ATGCGCACTGGTGTCTCGCGGGCTGGCGCGCCCCCTCCGAAGCGCATGCTCGTGGGCACGCACGAGCCTCAAGACCCAAGGTGCGCGCGTCGGCGTCCGAGGCGGTTGGTGTCGGAGAATTTGTTAAGCGGGACTCGAGGTGACTCTGGGGGAAGCACGCGACGAAAAGATGATGCCGGGGTCTCTTCTAACACCAGAAGGGCCCTGATGATGGCTGCGCGCAGCTTTCGGAGCCGGATGCGCGAGGGCCCCGGAGGCCCGGCGGCCTGGCGGCCGGGCGGGCCCAGTTTGGGGACAAGGACGGGGCTGgccagggaggggctgggcctggcGGGAAGGCAGCGCTGCCCCGGACTCGGCCCGCGCGGCCCTCCCAGGCCCCCGTGCCCTGGATCCAGGCCCGTGCGTCCC GCAATTATTTCCAGTCAGAGAAGGAAACCAGTGCCTGGCATTCTCACCATCTTTCTACCTACCATGATCAAGTGCTTGTCAGTTGAAGTACAAGCCAAATTGCGTTCCGGTTTGGCCATAAGCTCCTTGGGCCAATGTGTTGAGGAACTTGCCCTCAACAGTATTGATGCTGAAGCAAAATGTGTGGCTGTCAGGGTGAATATGGAAaccttccaagttcaagtgataGACAATGGATTTGGGATGGGGAGTGATGATGTAGAGAAAGTGGGAAATCGTTATTTCACCAGTAAATGCCACTCGGTACAGGACTTGGAGAATCCAAGGTTTTATGGTTTCCGAGGAGAGGCCTTGGCAAATATTGCTGACATGGCCAGTGCTGTGGAAATTTCGTCCAAGAAAAACAGGACAATGAAAACTTTTGTGAAACTGTTTCAGAGTGGAAAAGCCCTGAAAGCTTGTGAAGCTGATGTGACTAGAGCAAGCGCTGGGACTACTGTAACAGTGTATAACCTATTTTACCAGCTTCCTGTAAGGAGGAAATGCATGGACCCTAGACTGGAGTTTGAGAAGGTTAGGCAGAGGATAGAAGCTCTCTCACTCATGCacccttccatttctttctctttgagaaATGATGTTTCTGGTTCCATGGTTCTTCAGCTCCCTAAAACCAAAGACGTATGTTCCCGATTTTGTCAAATTTATGGATTGGGAAAGTCCCAAAAGCTAagagaaataagttttaaatataaagagTTTGAGCTTAGTGGCTATATCAGCTCTGAAGCACATTACAACAAGAATATGCAGTTTTTGTTTGTGAACAAAAGACTAGTTTTAAGGACAAAGCTACATAAACTCATTGACTTTTTATTAAGGAAAGAAAGTATTATATGCAAGCCAAAGAATGGTCCCACCAGTAGGCAAATGAATTCAAGTCTTCGGCACCGGTCTACCCCAGAACTCTATGGCATATATGTAATTAATGTGCAGTGCCAATTCTGTGAGTATGATGTGTGCATGGAGCCAGCCAAAACTCTGATTGAATTTCAGAACTGGGACACTCTCTTGTTTTGCATTCAGGAAGgagtgaaaatgtttttaaagcaagaaaaattatttgtggAATTATCAGGTGAGGATATTAAGGAATTTAGTGAAGATAATGGTTTTAGTTTATTTGATGCTACTCTTCAGAAGCGCGTGACTTCCGATGAGAGGAGCAATTTCCAGGAAGCatgtaataatattttagatTCCTATGAGATGTTTAATTTGCAGTCAAAAGctgtgaaaagaaaaactacTGCAGAAAACGTAAACACACAGAATTCTAGGGATTCAGAAGGTACccgaaaaaatacaaatgatgcatttttgtacatttatgaaTCAGGTGGTCCAGGCCATAGCAAAATGACAGAGCTATCTTTACAAAACAAAGACAGCTCTTGCTCAGAATCAAAGATGTTAGAACAAGAGACAATTGTAGCATCAGAAGCTGGAGAAAATGAGAAACATAAAAAATCTTGCCTGGAACATAGCTCTTTAGAAAATCCGTGTGGAACCagtttagaaatgtttttaagcCCTTTTCAGACACCATGTCACTTTGAGGAGAGTGGGGAGGatctagaaatatggaaagaaagtaCTACTGTTAATGGCATGGCTGCCAACATCTTGAAAAATAATAGCATTCAGAATCAACCAAAGAGATTTAAAGATGCTACTGAAGTGGGATGCCAGCCTCTGCCTTTTGCAGCAACATTATGGGGAGTACATAGTGctcagacagagaaagagaaaaaaaaagaatctagcaATTGTGGAAGAAGAAATGTTTTTAGTTATGGGCGAGTTAAATTATGTTCCACTGGCTTTATAACTCATGtagtacaaaatgaaaaaactaaaTCAACTGAAACagaacattcatttaaaaattatgttagaCCTGGTCCCACACGTGCCCAAGAAACATTTGGAAATAGAACACGTCATTCAGTTGAAACTCCAGACATCAAAGATTTAGCCAGCACTTTAAGTAAAGAATCTGGTCAATTACCcaacaaaaaaaattgcagaacGAATATAAGTTATGGGCTAGAGGATGAACCTACAGCAACTTATACAATGTTTTCTGCTTTTCAGGAAGGTAGCAAAAAATCAGATTGCATATTATCTGATACGTCCCCCTCTTTCCCCTGGTATAGACACGTTTCCAATGATAGTAGGAAAACAGATATATTAATTGGTTTCTCCAAACCAATCGTCCGTAAGAAGCTAAGCTTGAGTTCACAGCTAGGATCTTTAGAGAAGTTTAAGAGGCAATATGGGAAGGTTGAAAATCCTCTGGATACAGAAGTAGAGGAAAGTAATGGAGTCACTACCAATCTCAGTCTTCAAGTTGAACCTGACATTCTGCTGAAGGACAAGAACCGCTTAGAGAACTCTGATGTTTGTAAAATCACTACTATGGAGCATAGTGATGCAGATAGTAGTTGTCAACCAGCAAGCCACACCCTTGACTCAGAGAAGTTTCCATTCTCCAAGGATGAAGATTGTTTAGAACAACAGATGCCTAGTTTGAGAGAAAGTCCTATGACCCTGAAGGAGTTATCTCTCTTTAATAGAAAACCTTTGGACCTTGAGAAGTCATCTGAATCACTAGCCTCTAAATTATCCAGACTGAAGGGTTCCGAAAGAGAAACTCAAACAATGGGGATGATGAGTCGTTTTAATGAACTTCCAAATTCAGATTCCAGTAGGAAAGACAGCAAGTTGTGCAGTGTGTTAACACAAGATTATTGTATGTTATTTAACAACAAGCATGAAAAAACAGAGAATGGTGTCATCCCAACATCAGATTCTGCCACACAGGATAATTcctttaataaaaatagtaaaacacaTTCTAACAGCAATACAACAGAGAACTGTGTGGTATCAGAAACTCCTTTGGTATTGCCCTATAATAATTCTAAAGTTACCGGTAAAGATTCAGATGTTCTTATCAGAGCCTCAGAACAACAGATAGGAAGTCTTGACTCTCCCAGTGGAATGTTAATGAATCCGGTAGAAGATGCCACAGGTGACCAAAATGGAATTTGTTTTCAAAGTGAGGAATCTAAAGCAAGAGCTTGTTCTGAAACTGAAGAGTCAAACACGTGTTGTTCAGATTGGCAGCGGCATTTCGATGTAGCCCTGGGAAGAATGGTTTATGTCAACAAAATGACTGGACTCAGCACATTCATTGCCCCAACTGAGGACATTCAGGCTGCTTGTACTAAAGACCTGACAACTGTGGCTGTGGATGTTGTACTTGAGAATG ATACTGTGGATGATACTGTTAGTAGCGAATCGCTTCAGTCTTTGTTCTCAGAATGGGACAATCCAGTATTTGCCCGTTATCCAGAG GTTGCTGTTGATGTAAGCAGTGGCCAGGCTGAGAGCTTAGCAGTTAAAATTCACAACATCTTGTATCCCTATCGTTTCACCAAAGGAATGATTCATTCAATGCAG GTTCTCCAGCAAGTAGATAACAAGTTTATTGCCTGTTTGATGAGCACTAAGACTGAAGAGAATGGCGAGGCAG ATTCCTACGAGAAGCAACAGGCACAGGGCTCTGGTCGGAAAAAATTACTGTCTTCTACTCTAATTCCTCCATTAGAGATAACAGTGACAGAGGAACAAAGGAGACTCTTATG GTGTTACCACAAAAATCTGGAAGATCTGGGccttgaatttgcatttccagaCACTAGTGATTCTCTGGTCCTCGTGGGAAAAGTACCACTATGTTTTGTGGAAAGAGAAGCCAATGAACTTCGGAGAGGAAGATCTACTGTGACCAAGAGTATTGTGGAG
- the MLH3 gene encoding DNA mismatch repair protein Mlh3 isoform X3 has protein sequence MRTGVSRAGAPPPKRMLVGTHEPQDPRCARRRPRRLVSENLLSGTRGDSGGSTRRKDDAGVSSNTRRALMMAARSFRSRMREGPGGPAAWRPGGPSLGTRTGLAREGLGLAGRQRCPGLGPRGPPRPPCPGSRPVRPAIISSQRRKPVPGILTIFLPTMIKCLSVEVQAKLRSGLAISSLGQCVEELALNSIDAEAKCVAVRVNMETFQVQVIDNGFGMGSDDVEKVGNRYFTSKCHSVQDLENPRFYGFRGEALANIADMASAVEISSKKNRTMKTFVKLFQSGKALKACEADVTRASAGTTVTVYNLFYQLPVRRKCMDPRLEFEKVRQRIEALSLMHPSISFSLRNDVSGSMVLQLPKTKDVCSRFCQIYGLGKSQKLREISFKYKEFELSGYISSEAHYNKNMQFLFVNKRLVLRTKLHKLIDFLLRKESIICKPKNGPTSRQMNSSLRHRSTPELYGIYVINVQCQFCEYDVCMEPAKTLIEFQNWDTLLFCIQEGVKMFLKQEKLFVELSGEDIKEFSEDNGFSLFDATLQKRVTSDERSNFQEACNNILDSYEMFNLQSKAVKRKTTAENVNTQNSRDSEGTRKNTNDAFLYIYESGGPGHSKMTELSLQNKDSSCSESKMLEQETIVASEAGENEKHKKSCLEHSSLENPCGTSLEMFLSPFQTPCHFEESGEDLEIWKESTTVNGMAANILKNNSIQNQPKRFKDATEVGCQPLPFAATLWGVHSAQTEKEKKKESSNCGRRNVFSYGRVKLCSTGFITHVVQNEKTKSTETEHSFKNYVRPGPTRAQETFGNRTRHSVETPDIKDLASTLSKESGQLPNKKNCRTNISYGLEDEPTATYTMFSAFQEGSKKSDCILSDTSPSFPWYRHVSNDSRKTDILIGFSKPIVRKKLSLSSQLGSLEKFKRQYGKVENPLDTEVEESNGVTTNLSLQVEPDILLKDKNRLENSDVCKITTMEHSDADSSCQPASHTLDSEKFPFSKDEDCLEQQMPSLRESPMTLKELSLFNRKPLDLEKSSESLASKLSRLKGSERETQTMGMMSRFNELPNSDSSRKDSKLCSVLTQDYCMLFNNKHEKTENGVIPTSDSATQDNSFNKNSKTHSNSNTTENCVVSETPLVLPYNNSKVTGKDSDVLIRASEQQIGSLDSPSGMLMNPVEDATGDQNGICFQSEESKARACSETEESNTCCSDWQRHFDVALGRMVYVNKMTGLSTFIAPTEDIQAACTKDLTTVAVDVVLENDTVDDTVSSESLQSLFSEWDNPVFARYPEVAVDVSSGQAESLAVKIHNILYPYRFTKGMIHSMQVLQQVDNKFIACLMSTKTEENGEAGGNLLVLVDQHAAHERIRLEQLIIDSYEKQQAQGSGRKKLLSSTLIPPLEITVTEEQRRLLWCYHKNLEDLGLEFAFPDTSDSLVLVGKVPLCFVEREANELRRGRSTVTKSIVEEFIREQLELLQTTGGIQGTLPLTVQKVLASQACHGAIKFNDGLSLQESCRLIEALSSCQLPFQCAHGRPSMLPLADIDHLEQEKQIKPNLTKLRKMTQAWHLFGKAECDTRQSLQQSMPPCEPP, from the exons ATGCGCACTGGTGTCTCGCGGGCTGGCGCGCCCCCTCCGAAGCGCATGCTCGTGGGCACGCACGAGCCTCAAGACCCAAGGTGCGCGCGTCGGCGTCCGAGGCGGTTGGTGTCGGAGAATTTGTTAAGCGGGACTCGAGGTGACTCTGGGGGAAGCACGCGACGAAAAGATGATGCCGGGGTCTCTTCTAACACCAGAAGGGCCCTGATGATGGCTGCGCGCAGCTTTCGGAGCCGGATGCGCGAGGGCCCCGGAGGCCCGGCGGCCTGGCGGCCGGGCGGGCCCAGTTTGGGGACAAGGACGGGGCTGgccagggaggggctgggcctggcGGGAAGGCAGCGCTGCCCCGGACTCGGCCCGCGCGGCCCTCCCAGGCCCCCGTGCCCTGGATCCAGGCCCGTGCGTCCC GCAATTATTTCCAGTCAGAGAAGGAAACCAGTGCCTGGCATTCTCACCATCTTTCTACCTACCATGATCAAGTGCTTGTCAGTTGAAGTACAAGCCAAATTGCGTTCCGGTTTGGCCATAAGCTCCTTGGGCCAATGTGTTGAGGAACTTGCCCTCAACAGTATTGATGCTGAAGCAAAATGTGTGGCTGTCAGGGTGAATATGGAAaccttccaagttcaagtgataGACAATGGATTTGGGATGGGGAGTGATGATGTAGAGAAAGTGGGAAATCGTTATTTCACCAGTAAATGCCACTCGGTACAGGACTTGGAGAATCCAAGGTTTTATGGTTTCCGAGGAGAGGCCTTGGCAAATATTGCTGACATGGCCAGTGCTGTGGAAATTTCGTCCAAGAAAAACAGGACAATGAAAACTTTTGTGAAACTGTTTCAGAGTGGAAAAGCCCTGAAAGCTTGTGAAGCTGATGTGACTAGAGCAAGCGCTGGGACTACTGTAACAGTGTATAACCTATTTTACCAGCTTCCTGTAAGGAGGAAATGCATGGACCCTAGACTGGAGTTTGAGAAGGTTAGGCAGAGGATAGAAGCTCTCTCACTCATGCacccttccatttctttctctttgagaaATGATGTTTCTGGTTCCATGGTTCTTCAGCTCCCTAAAACCAAAGACGTATGTTCCCGATTTTGTCAAATTTATGGATTGGGAAAGTCCCAAAAGCTAagagaaataagttttaaatataaagagTTTGAGCTTAGTGGCTATATCAGCTCTGAAGCACATTACAACAAGAATATGCAGTTTTTGTTTGTGAACAAAAGACTAGTTTTAAGGACAAAGCTACATAAACTCATTGACTTTTTATTAAGGAAAGAAAGTATTATATGCAAGCCAAAGAATGGTCCCACCAGTAGGCAAATGAATTCAAGTCTTCGGCACCGGTCTACCCCAGAACTCTATGGCATATATGTAATTAATGTGCAGTGCCAATTCTGTGAGTATGATGTGTGCATGGAGCCAGCCAAAACTCTGATTGAATTTCAGAACTGGGACACTCTCTTGTTTTGCATTCAGGAAGgagtgaaaatgtttttaaagcaagaaaaattatttgtggAATTATCAGGTGAGGATATTAAGGAATTTAGTGAAGATAATGGTTTTAGTTTATTTGATGCTACTCTTCAGAAGCGCGTGACTTCCGATGAGAGGAGCAATTTCCAGGAAGCatgtaataatattttagatTCCTATGAGATGTTTAATTTGCAGTCAAAAGctgtgaaaagaaaaactacTGCAGAAAACGTAAACACACAGAATTCTAGGGATTCAGAAGGTACccgaaaaaatacaaatgatgcatttttgtacatttatgaaTCAGGTGGTCCAGGCCATAGCAAAATGACAGAGCTATCTTTACAAAACAAAGACAGCTCTTGCTCAGAATCAAAGATGTTAGAACAAGAGACAATTGTAGCATCAGAAGCTGGAGAAAATGAGAAACATAAAAAATCTTGCCTGGAACATAGCTCTTTAGAAAATCCGTGTGGAACCagtttagaaatgtttttaagcCCTTTTCAGACACCATGTCACTTTGAGGAGAGTGGGGAGGatctagaaatatggaaagaaagtaCTACTGTTAATGGCATGGCTGCCAACATCTTGAAAAATAATAGCATTCAGAATCAACCAAAGAGATTTAAAGATGCTACTGAAGTGGGATGCCAGCCTCTGCCTTTTGCAGCAACATTATGGGGAGTACATAGTGctcagacagagaaagagaaaaaaaaagaatctagcaATTGTGGAAGAAGAAATGTTTTTAGTTATGGGCGAGTTAAATTATGTTCCACTGGCTTTATAACTCATGtagtacaaaatgaaaaaactaaaTCAACTGAAACagaacattcatttaaaaattatgttagaCCTGGTCCCACACGTGCCCAAGAAACATTTGGAAATAGAACACGTCATTCAGTTGAAACTCCAGACATCAAAGATTTAGCCAGCACTTTAAGTAAAGAATCTGGTCAATTACCcaacaaaaaaaattgcagaacGAATATAAGTTATGGGCTAGAGGATGAACCTACAGCAACTTATACAATGTTTTCTGCTTTTCAGGAAGGTAGCAAAAAATCAGATTGCATATTATCTGATACGTCCCCCTCTTTCCCCTGGTATAGACACGTTTCCAATGATAGTAGGAAAACAGATATATTAATTGGTTTCTCCAAACCAATCGTCCGTAAGAAGCTAAGCTTGAGTTCACAGCTAGGATCTTTAGAGAAGTTTAAGAGGCAATATGGGAAGGTTGAAAATCCTCTGGATACAGAAGTAGAGGAAAGTAATGGAGTCACTACCAATCTCAGTCTTCAAGTTGAACCTGACATTCTGCTGAAGGACAAGAACCGCTTAGAGAACTCTGATGTTTGTAAAATCACTACTATGGAGCATAGTGATGCAGATAGTAGTTGTCAACCAGCAAGCCACACCCTTGACTCAGAGAAGTTTCCATTCTCCAAGGATGAAGATTGTTTAGAACAACAGATGCCTAGTTTGAGAGAAAGTCCTATGACCCTGAAGGAGTTATCTCTCTTTAATAGAAAACCTTTGGACCTTGAGAAGTCATCTGAATCACTAGCCTCTAAATTATCCAGACTGAAGGGTTCCGAAAGAGAAACTCAAACAATGGGGATGATGAGTCGTTTTAATGAACTTCCAAATTCAGATTCCAGTAGGAAAGACAGCAAGTTGTGCAGTGTGTTAACACAAGATTATTGTATGTTATTTAACAACAAGCATGAAAAAACAGAGAATGGTGTCATCCCAACATCAGATTCTGCCACACAGGATAATTcctttaataaaaatagtaaaacacaTTCTAACAGCAATACAACAGAGAACTGTGTGGTATCAGAAACTCCTTTGGTATTGCCCTATAATAATTCTAAAGTTACCGGTAAAGATTCAGATGTTCTTATCAGAGCCTCAGAACAACAGATAGGAAGTCTTGACTCTCCCAGTGGAATGTTAATGAATCCGGTAGAAGATGCCACAGGTGACCAAAATGGAATTTGTTTTCAAAGTGAGGAATCTAAAGCAAGAGCTTGTTCTGAAACTGAAGAGTCAAACACGTGTTGTTCAGATTGGCAGCGGCATTTCGATGTAGCCCTGGGAAGAATGGTTTATGTCAACAAAATGACTGGACTCAGCACATTCATTGCCCCAACTGAGGACATTCAGGCTGCTTGTACTAAAGACCTGACAACTGTGGCTGTGGATGTTGTACTTGAGAATG ATACTGTGGATGATACTGTTAGTAGCGAATCGCTTCAGTCTTTGTTCTCAGAATGGGACAATCCAGTATTTGCCCGTTATCCAGAG GTTGCTGTTGATGTAAGCAGTGGCCAGGCTGAGAGCTTAGCAGTTAAAATTCACAACATCTTGTATCCCTATCGTTTCACCAAAGGAATGATTCATTCAATGCAG GTTCTCCAGCAAGTAGATAACAAGTTTATTGCCTGTTTGATGAGCACTAAGACTGAAGAGAATGGCGAGGCAG GTGGGAACCTGCTCGTGCTGGTGGATCAGCACGCTGCCCATGAGCGTATACGTCTGGAGCAGCTTATCATTG ATTCCTACGAGAAGCAACAGGCACAGGGCTCTGGTCGGAAAAAATTACTGTCTTCTACTCTAATTCCTCCATTAGAGATAACAGTGACAGAGGAACAAAGGAGACTCTTATG GTGTTACCACAAAAATCTGGAAGATCTGGGccttgaatttgcatttccagaCACTAGTGATTCTCTGGTCCTCGTGGGAAAAGTACCACTATGTTTTGTGGAAAGAGAAGCCAATGAACTTCGGAGAGGAAGATCTACTGTGACCAAGAGTATTGTGGAG